Proteins from a single region of Chryseomicrobium sp. FSL W7-1435:
- a CDS encoding DivIVA domain-containing protein, whose amino-acid sequence MPLTPLDINQKVFSKSFRGYSEDEVNEFLEQVMKDFETLLREKKELESQLKSTTERVGHFTTIETTLQKSIVVAQEAAEEVRRNSQKEAKLIVKEAEKNADRILNESLTKARKIALEIEELKKQSKVFRNRFKMLVEAQLELINTDDWDHLMETDVDTTSLDRVTAEEV is encoded by the coding sequence ATGCCATTAACACCTTTAGATATTAACCAAAAGGTCTTTAGTAAATCCTTTCGCGGGTATAGTGAAGATGAGGTCAATGAATTTCTCGAGCAGGTTATGAAAGATTTTGAGACATTATTACGTGAGAAAAAAGAATTAGAATCACAATTAAAATCGACGACAGAGCGTGTGGGACATTTTACAACGATTGAAACAACCCTTCAAAAATCGATTGTTGTTGCTCAAGAAGCAGCAGAAGAAGTGCGTCGCAATTCTCAAAAAGAAGCGAAGCTCATTGTTAAAGAAGCAGAGAAAAACGCTGATCGTATTCTTAACGAGTCGTTAACAAAAGCTCGTAAAATAGCACTTGAAATTGAAGAGCTTAAGAAGCAATCTAAAGTATTCCGCAATCGTTTTAAAATGTTAGTGGAAGCTCAGCTTGAACTAATTAATACCGATGATTGGGACCATTTGATGGAGACAGACGTGGATACAACTTCGCTTGATCGTGTTACAGCAGAAGAAGTCTAA
- a CDS encoding RNA-binding protein — translation MDSIFQHFRKEEQPFIEAMISLTRDVEDRYAPKLTDFLDPRQRFILQTLSQQRDLQGFEFGGFEQGERKRVLVAPSYYEPLQEDALIQLVKVTYPIKFVTLKHSDVLGALMSLGLDRSKFGDIRLQDGVVQIAMAAEILDYVKTNLTSIGKVKVQVEAIEETEVLLHEPEEYVEELHIVSSMRLDTVLASAWNISRQKAAAFIKGGKVKVNWSVVEDISFSLNESDMISLRTFGRFQVGLVEGRTKKEKIRLQLAKLEQKN, via the coding sequence ATGGACAGCATATTTCAACATTTTCGAAAAGAAGAGCAGCCCTTTATTGAGGCGATGATCAGTTTAACACGAGACGTCGAAGACCGATATGCTCCAAAACTGACGGACTTTTTAGATCCTCGCCAACGCTTTATTCTACAGACTCTTTCACAACAACGTGATTTGCAGGGTTTTGAGTTTGGTGGGTTTGAGCAGGGTGAACGCAAACGAGTTCTCGTTGCCCCATCCTATTATGAACCGTTGCAAGAGGATGCCTTAATTCAATTAGTAAAAGTGACGTATCCCATCAAATTTGTGACGTTAAAACATTCAGATGTTTTAGGGGCTTTGATGTCTTTAGGGTTAGACCGTTCAAAGTTTGGCGATATCCGTCTTCAAGACGGTGTGGTTCAAATTGCAATGGCTGCAGAAATTTTGGACTATGTAAAAACAAATTTAACGTCAATCGGCAAAGTGAAGGTGCAAGTAGAGGCGATTGAAGAAACTGAAGTATTGCTACATGAACCAGAGGAATATGTGGAGGAACTTCATATTGTTAGCTCCATGCGCCTTGATACAGTGCTAGCTTCCGCATGGAATATTTCCCGGCAAAAAGCGGCTGCTTTTATAAAGGGCGGTAAAGTAAAAGTGAATTGGTCTGTTGTAGAGGACATCTCTTTTTCGCTCAATGAATCTGATATGATTTCTTTACGGACATTCGGACGTTTTCAAGTAGGATTGGTTGAGGGCCGTACTAAAAAAGAAAAAATTCGATTACAGCTTGCCAAGTTAGAGCAAAAAAATTGA
- a CDS encoding YggT family protein, which yields MTVSLLLGIIALLVQIYVFMIIGYILLSWIPSLQQSAIGQFLAAAVEPYLSIFRRIIPPIGVIDLSPIIAIFALQIAHTGVRQVIFWLI from the coding sequence ATGACAGTATCATTACTTTTAGGAATTATAGCTTTATTGGTTCAAATATATGTATTCATGATTATTGGCTATATTTTATTATCATGGATACCGAGCCTGCAACAATCGGCTATCGGTCAATTTTTAGCGGCAGCAGTTGAACCCTATCTATCTATTTTCCGACGAATTATTCCACCAATTGGTGTGATTGATTTGTCACCAATCATTGCAATTTTCGCTTTGCAAATTGCTCATACTGGAGTTAGACAAGTTATTTTCTGGTTAATTTAA
- a CDS encoding cell division protein SepF, with the protein MKKWFNTFFDMDEEEEQEMQSKSKPEQQEERPKQQPVKSMRDRKISSASAAATPQLVSIQNVQKSSKVILIEPRVYAEAQDISEHLKGKRAVIVNLQRIDKEQGIRIIDFLSGTVYALGGDIQRIGTDIFLCAPDTIEVDGAISDYYYDEHQ; encoded by the coding sequence ATGAAAAAATGGTTCAATACATTCTTTGATATGGATGAAGAAGAGGAGCAAGAGATGCAATCAAAATCTAAACCTGAACAACAAGAAGAACGTCCGAAACAACAACCCGTTAAATCGATGCGTGACCGAAAAATTTCTAGTGCTTCAGCAGCAGCCACACCTCAATTGGTGAGCATTCAAAATGTACAAAAGTCTTCAAAAGTAATTTTGATTGAACCTCGTGTTTACGCAGAGGCTCAAGATATCTCAGAGCATTTAAAAGGAAAACGTGCGGTTATTGTCAATCTTCAACGAATTGACAAAGAACAAGGAATCAGAATTATCGACTTTTTAAGCGGAACAGTGTACGCTTTAGGTGGAGATATTCAGCGCATTGGTACAGACATCTTTCTTTGCGCACCAGATACTATTGAAGTAGATGGAGCAATCTCTGACTACTACTACGATGAACATCAATAA
- a CDS encoding YggS family pyridoxal phosphate-dependent enzyme: protein MIQLQIQQIQDKIKLAKERSAASANSVQVIAVTKQLSIEKTQTVIESGLLHLGENRPQSFLEKVEALDKKISWHFIGSLQTRKVRDVIDHINYLHSLDRMSLATEIQKRASQPVRCFIQVNVSGEESKHGLPMQEVQDFINAIKEMDRIVPVGFMTMAPLNASPEAIRIQFKTLRELRDDLIAEKVVGESFTELSMGMSDDYEIAVEEGATYVRIGTALVGSLKE, encoded by the coding sequence ATGATTCAATTACAAATTCAACAAATACAGGATAAAATTAAACTTGCTAAAGAACGTTCAGCTGCAAGTGCTAATTCTGTTCAAGTGATTGCAGTAACAAAACAATTATCTATAGAAAAAACACAAACTGTGATAGAGTCTGGACTTCTTCACTTGGGAGAAAATCGACCACAAAGCTTTTTAGAAAAAGTAGAGGCCTTAGACAAAAAAATCTCTTGGCATTTCATTGGATCCTTGCAGACGCGTAAAGTTCGTGATGTGATCGATCACATTAATTATCTCCACTCGTTAGACCGTATGAGTTTAGCAACTGAAATTCAAAAGAGAGCATCTCAACCAGTTCGCTGCTTTATTCAAGTGAATGTATCTGGGGAAGAGTCTAAGCATGGATTACCTATGCAAGAAGTACAGGATTTCATAAATGCTATTAAAGAAATGGACCGTATCGTGCCAGTTGGTTTCATGACAATGGCACCACTTAATGCTTCACCAGAGGCTATTAGAATCCAATTCAAAACGTTGCGTGAATTACGGGATGACCTTATTGCTGAAAAGGTAGTGGGGGAATCATTCACTGAACTTTCCATGGGGATGTCGGACGATTATGAAATTGCTGTTGAAGAAGGCGCCACTTATGTAAGAATCGGAACAGCACTAGTAGGAAGCTTAAAGGAGTGA
- a CDS encoding PRC-barrel domain-containing protein, with amino-acid sequence MYFSQLQQKMLLEQTSGTVIGYIEDAVINKDTGKIEGYVVGKTTKMFQKVSSERIVQVTDITSVGSDFIFIRLTGID; translated from the coding sequence ATGTATTTTTCACAGCTACAGCAAAAAATGCTTCTTGAACAAACGAGTGGGACCGTCATTGGCTATATTGAAGATGCCGTCATTAATAAAGACACGGGGAAAATCGAAGGATATGTGGTCGGGAAAACGACTAAAATGTTTCAAAAAGTTTCATCGGAAAGAATCGTGCAAGTAACGGATATTACATCAGTAGGGTCAGACTTCATCTTTATAAGATTGACCGGCATTGATTAA
- a CDS encoding sigma-70 family RNA polymerase sigma factor, translating into MSGVKVTIAGIDTATLPVLTHQQMMVYFKQYQVGDLAAKEELVLGNLRLVLSLVQRFAGRGESPEDLFQVGCVGLIKAIQNFDLKHQVRFSTYAVPMIIGEMKRHLREKHPLRIARSLRDIAYQALTAREELIREFGYEPTIKDIAARLERKEEDVLFALDALHEPMSLHEPLHQDSGESVYFMDQLKDNNTSEDLWTTFMLLKERLKHLSSRQLQILQQRIFHGATQVELATRFNLSQAQVSRLEKSAYTLLQSDL; encoded by the coding sequence GTGTCTGGAGTTAAAGTAACAATTGCAGGTATTGATACAGCTACACTACCAGTGCTCACTCACCAACAAATGATGGTTTATTTCAAACAATATCAAGTGGGAGATCTAGCTGCAAAGGAAGAGCTGGTGCTTGGAAATCTTAGACTAGTTTTGAGTCTCGTCCAGCGTTTTGCAGGAAGAGGAGAATCTCCAGAAGATCTCTTTCAAGTAGGCTGTGTTGGTTTGATCAAAGCCATTCAAAATTTCGACTTAAAGCATCAAGTACGTTTTTCAACGTATGCAGTTCCTATGATCATTGGAGAAATGAAACGGCATTTACGAGAAAAACATCCATTGCGTATAGCACGGTCCTTGAGAGACATCGCGTATCAAGCACTGACCGCCAGGGAAGAGTTGATTCGGGAATTTGGCTACGAACCTACAATCAAAGACATTGCTGCCCGCCTAGAAAGAAAAGAGGAAGATGTATTGTTTGCCCTTGATGCCCTTCATGAACCGATGTCACTACATGAGCCTTTGCATCAAGATTCAGGAGAGTCCGTTTACTTTATGGACCAATTGAAAGATAACAATACCTCAGAGGACTTGTGGACAACCTTCATGTTATTAAAAGAGAGACTTAAGCACCTGAGTAGTCGTCAGTTACAAATCCTTCAACAACGTATTTTTCATGGGGCCACACAAGTTGAACTTGCAACTCGCTTCAATCTTTCACAAGCACAAGTTTCTCGGCTTGAGAAAAGTGCCTACACACTATTACAAAGTGACCTTTAA
- the sigE gene encoding RNA polymerase sporulation sigma factor SigE has product MNWLKRGITWLVAKLFKQKVFYIGQSDSLPTPLTREREAALVQLAKQGDGHARDLLIEHNLRLVVYIAKRFDNTKTNMEDLISIGSIGLIKAVETFNAEKNIKLATYASRCIENEILMHLRKTNKQKTEVSFDEPLNSDADGNELLLSDILGTSEEIVVDDVERKLNQQQIFQAILNLTDREKYIMECRYGLTGGEEMTQKEVADHLGISQSYISRLEKKIIYRLQSALKVSG; this is encoded by the coding sequence ATGAACTGGTTAAAAAGAGGGATAACATGGCTAGTTGCTAAACTATTCAAGCAGAAAGTATTTTACATTGGTCAATCTGACTCGCTGCCGACACCCCTGACTCGTGAACGGGAAGCTGCCCTGGTGCAACTTGCCAAACAAGGTGATGGCCATGCTAGAGATTTATTAATTGAACATAATTTACGCTTAGTAGTGTATATTGCAAAGCGTTTTGATAATACAAAAACAAATATGGAAGATCTGATTAGTATTGGTTCTATCGGGCTCATTAAGGCAGTGGAAACGTTTAATGCAGAGAAAAACATTAAATTGGCAACCTATGCATCTCGCTGTATAGAAAATGAAATTCTCATGCATCTTCGGAAGACAAACAAACAAAAAACAGAAGTATCGTTCGACGAGCCACTAAATTCAGATGCAGACGGCAATGAGTTATTATTGTCTGATATCCTAGGGACAAGTGAAGAGATAGTAGTGGATGATGTGGAACGGAAGCTCAACCAACAGCAAATCTTTCAAGCTATATTAAATCTCACGGATCGAGAAAAATATATTATGGAATGTCGCTATGGCTTAACGGGTGGAGAAGAGATGACTCAGAAAGAAGTCGCAGATCATTTAGGAATTTCCCAATCTTACATTTCAAGACTTGAAAAGAAAATTATCTACCGCCTACAATCAGCTTTGAAAGTTTCGGGATAA
- a CDS encoding sigma-E processing peptidase SpoIIGA: MYIEWMVVLNSLLTYTTLRATAKLLLLELSGFQSMLLVLLSISFFWWPLLSLVGMGIVIVVQMKGNAQLIGKYILIVCLVTLIIGGCVQLASSSIMMTSFVLLTLLLVVRIGRSLFISSHAFQHVHEIKVGNLQLKAYWDSGNLCREPLSSLPVHFIRQEVVAEHPHMFQQSWRQVATATVAKGESFTLVKPLVPIYCQGKPLPPCYLAPIAKTTLPFESDILLHNFIYN, translated from the coding sequence GTGTACATTGAATGGATGGTTGTACTCAATAGTCTACTGACCTATACAACACTTCGAGCAACAGCCAAACTTCTATTACTTGAACTATCAGGCTTTCAAAGTATGTTACTAGTTCTGTTATCTATATCTTTCTTTTGGTGGCCCTTACTCAGTTTAGTAGGAATGGGCATTGTCATCGTCGTGCAAATGAAAGGAAATGCACAATTGATTGGTAAATATATTCTTATCGTATGCCTCGTAACTTTAATCATTGGTGGATGTGTCCAATTAGCTAGCTCTTCTATAATGATGACAAGTTTTGTTTTACTCACCTTATTGCTAGTAGTTCGAATAGGCAGAAGTTTATTTATTTCTTCTCACGCCTTTCAACACGTCCATGAGATAAAAGTAGGTAACTTGCAGCTCAAAGCTTATTGGGACAGCGGAAACTTATGTAGGGAGCCACTCTCGTCATTGCCTGTTCACTTTATTAGACAAGAAGTTGTAGCCGAGCATCCCCATATGTTTCAACAATCTTGGCGCCAAGTGGCAACGGCAACAGTAGCGAAAGGAGAATCCTTTACTCTTGTGAAGCCATTAGTTCCGATTTATTGCCAAGGTAAACCACTCCCACCTTGTTATTTAGCTCCTATTGCGAAAACTACTCTGCCTTTCGAATCAGATATTCTTTTACACAACTTTATTTATAATTAA
- the ftsZ gene encoding cell division protein FtsZ → MLHFETNDESLAIIKVIGVGGGGNNAVNRMIEHGVQGVDFIAVNTDAQALNMSRAPVKLQIGGKLTRGLGAGANPEVGRKAAEESKEQIEEALRGADMVFVTAGMGGGTGTGAAPVIAQIAKELGALTVGVVTRPFTFEGRKRSTQAIGGISMMKEAVDTLIVIPNDRLLEIVDKNTPMLEAFREADNVLRQGVQGISDLIAVPGLINLDFADVKTIMSNKGSALMGIGIASGENRAAEAAKKAISSPLLETSIDGAKGVLMNITGGSNLSLFEVQEAADIVASASDEEVNMIFGSVINDDLDDQIVVTVIATGFNEEILVQRQPRMTGGGAKRPAATPPPSATPQRETRYEEEPVQEQRPQQPSFKEEDALDIPTFLRNRNRR, encoded by the coding sequence ATGTTACATTTTGAAACAAATGATGAATCTTTAGCAATTATCAAAGTAATTGGAGTTGGCGGCGGCGGTAACAATGCTGTTAACCGAATGATCGAACATGGGGTACAAGGTGTCGATTTTATTGCAGTCAACACAGATGCGCAAGCATTGAATATGTCAAGAGCACCTGTCAAGCTACAAATTGGTGGTAAGTTAACACGTGGTCTAGGCGCAGGAGCTAATCCTGAAGTCGGTCGCAAAGCTGCTGAAGAAAGCAAAGAGCAGATTGAAGAAGCTCTACGTGGAGCAGATATGGTATTTGTCACTGCTGGAATGGGCGGAGGTACAGGTACAGGTGCTGCACCAGTAATTGCACAAATTGCAAAAGAACTAGGTGCATTGACTGTTGGTGTTGTTACACGTCCATTCACATTTGAAGGACGCAAACGTTCTACACAAGCAATTGGTGGTATTTCTATGATGAAGGAAGCTGTCGATACTTTAATCGTTATTCCAAATGATCGTCTTCTTGAAATCGTTGATAAAAATACACCAATGCTTGAAGCCTTCCGTGAAGCGGATAATGTTTTACGTCAAGGTGTACAAGGTATCTCTGATTTGATCGCTGTACCAGGATTAATCAACCTTGATTTTGCTGATGTAAAAACAATTATGTCTAACAAAGGTTCAGCCCTTATGGGAATCGGTATCGCTTCAGGTGAAAACCGCGCAGCTGAAGCAGCTAAAAAAGCAATCTCAAGTCCACTTCTTGAAACGTCTATTGATGGAGCTAAAGGTGTGTTAATGAATATTACTGGTGGTTCGAATCTGTCACTATTTGAAGTGCAAGAAGCTGCTGATATTGTCGCTTCTGCTTCTGATGAAGAAGTGAATATGATTTTCGGATCGGTTATCAATGATGACCTAGATGATCAAATTGTTGTTACTGTGATTGCGACTGGATTTAACGAAGAGATCCTTGTTCAGCGTCAACCACGTATGACAGGTGGCGGTGCTAAGCGTCCAGCTGCAACACCACCTCCATCAGCAACTCCACAACGCGAAACGCGTTATGAAGAAGAGCCAGTTCAAGAGCAACGTCCACAACAGCCATCTTTTAAAGAAGAAGATGCTTTAGATATTCCGACATTCTTGCGTAATCGCAACCGTCGTTAA
- the ftsA gene encoding cell division protein FtsA — MNSSELYVSLDIGSSSIKVVIGEINNQIIHIIGVGNAKSTGIRKGAIVDIDATVQSIKKAIQEAERMAGMEIREVVLGIPANQASIHYVKGVVAVQSEDKEVTGKDLERVLDSAKVMSIPPEREYLNIIPVQYVLDGVEEISDPRGMIGTRLEVDANMITTSKTILHNLLRCVERAGLQIREIYLQPLAAGQFALSEDERNHGTAYIDIGGGATTISVFRDGHLTHTTALPVGGDHITKDLSIVLKTPTEHAEQIKRQYGHAFYDDASDDELFEVPVIGADMKEQYSQKYIAEIIGVRLEELFEMIMEELYRIGVRDLPGGIVLSGGVAKLEGLSQLARHVLQTRVRIYTPDYIGVREPQFSTAIGLIQYIYKEDLYYGLSNTTSSAVAARQDTAMKPKTKQKVKTKSTDESNDEPKESGMTKVKQFFDRFFE; from the coding sequence TTGAATTCATCAGAATTGTATGTATCACTTGATATCGGATCTTCATCCATAAAAGTGGTCATCGGAGAAATTAACAATCAAATTATTCATATTATCGGAGTAGGTAATGCAAAGTCGACAGGAATCCGTAAAGGAGCAATCGTTGACATTGATGCTACTGTTCAATCAATCAAAAAAGCTATTCAAGAGGCAGAACGTATGGCTGGAATGGAGATTCGAGAAGTCGTTCTTGGCATTCCTGCAAATCAAGCTTCTATTCATTACGTGAAGGGCGTCGTAGCCGTTCAATCAGAAGACAAAGAAGTTACAGGAAAAGATTTAGAACGGGTCTTGGATTCAGCTAAAGTGATGTCTATCCCACCAGAGCGAGAGTATCTGAATATCATTCCCGTACAATATGTACTAGATGGTGTTGAAGAGATTAGTGATCCACGTGGCATGATTGGCACTAGACTTGAAGTAGATGCCAACATGATTACGACGTCAAAAACGATTTTACATAATCTCCTGCGATGTGTAGAACGTGCAGGACTTCAGATTCGAGAAATCTACTTACAACCACTTGCAGCTGGGCAATTTGCGCTGAGTGAAGATGAACGCAATCACGGTACAGCGTACATTGACATTGGTGGAGGAGCGACGACTATCTCGGTTTTCCGTGATGGCCATTTAACGCATACTACCGCGCTTCCAGTTGGTGGAGACCACATTACCAAAGATTTAAGTATTGTTCTGAAAACACCTACGGAACATGCAGAGCAGATTAAACGTCAATATGGACATGCATTCTATGACGACGCTTCAGATGATGAACTTTTTGAAGTACCTGTAATCGGTGCGGACATGAAAGAGCAGTACTCTCAAAAGTATATTGCTGAAATCATTGGGGTCCGTTTAGAAGAATTGTTTGAGATGATCATGGAAGAATTATACCGTATTGGTGTAAGAGATCTTCCAGGTGGTATTGTATTAAGTGGGGGAGTCGCTAAACTCGAGGGACTATCACAACTTGCCCGTCATGTGTTACAAACGCGTGTGCGCATTTACACACCTGATTATATTGGCGTACGTGAGCCACAATTCTCGACGGCAATTGGTTTAATTCAATACATTTACAAAGAGGATTTATACTATGGATTGTCGAATACTACATCAAGCGCAGTAGCTGCTCGTCAAGATACAGCCATGAAACCAAAAACAAAACAAAAAGTAAAAACAAAATCAACTGATGAGTCGAATGACGAGCCGAAAGAAAGTGGCATGACGAAAGTTAAGCAATTTTTTGACCGGTTTTTCGAATAA
- a CDS encoding small basic family protein: protein MWLPLLGLLLGISLGFMTDFQIPTAYENYLSIAVLAALDTLFGGIRAQLQQVYDDKVFVSGFFFNISLAAALAFLGVHLGVDLYLAAIFAFGVRLFQNIAVIRRILLSRFSEKNATAK, encoded by the coding sequence ATGTGGTTGCCTTTACTCGGTTTACTACTGGGCATCTCGCTCGGTTTTATGACGGATTTTCAAATACCCACTGCCTATGAAAACTATCTTTCAATAGCTGTTTTGGCAGCGCTTGACACGTTGTTCGGTGGGATTCGCGCCCAATTGCAACAGGTTTATGATGACAAAGTATTTGTTTCAGGTTTTTTCTTCAACATCTCGTTAGCAGCAGCTCTTGCATTTTTAGGAGTCCACTTAGGTGTTGATCTGTATTTGGCAGCTATTTTTGCTTTTGGGGTCCGTTTATTCCAAAACATCGCGGTCATTCGCCGCATTCTTTTATCACGGTTTTCAGAAAAAAATGCAACCGCCAAATAA
- a CDS encoding DUF881 domain-containing protein, translating to MKKGISRFTIILFVIGFMLSVQYNTIQNPEQRDTRDVWEIRKELAAETEYHSELLSRIREAEQTAEKYETSESERPERLVEQTIEQLRHEIGLDEYQGAGVIITVKPSEEAMAFGLTINPVSPDLLVRFVNEMNHFQARAIEIDGKRLIYNSAIRTINGRTTVNTLPIQSAPFEIKIATDSVESTERLLAQVQASGLADDFYLDNYELEMTEALDELVISGYDQPVTVTHLSEWKEGE from the coding sequence ATGAAAAAAGGAATTTCACGGTTTACCATCATTCTCTTTGTAATTGGATTTATGCTCTCCGTTCAGTACAATACCATTCAAAATCCTGAACAGAGGGATACACGAGATGTCTGGGAAATTCGCAAAGAATTAGCGGCAGAGACGGAGTATCATTCGGAATTGTTGAGCCGCATTCGGGAAGCCGAACAGACAGCGGAGAAATATGAGACTTCTGAAAGTGAACGTCCTGAACGACTAGTCGAACAAACTATCGAGCAACTTAGACATGAGATTGGGCTGGATGAGTATCAGGGGGCGGGGGTTATCATTACCGTCAAACCCTCAGAAGAGGCGATGGCATTTGGACTAACGATCAATCCAGTTTCTCCTGATTTACTTGTGCGTTTTGTAAACGAAATGAATCATTTTCAAGCACGGGCTATTGAAATTGACGGTAAGCGATTAATTTATAATAGCGCTATCCGCACAATCAATGGTCGAACGACAGTCAATACGCTTCCCATTCAATCTGCTCCTTTCGAAATAAAAATAGCAACAGACTCTGTTGAAAGTACGGAACGGTTACTCGCTCAAGTTCAAGCAAGTGGTCTTGCGGATGATTTTTATTTAGATAACTACGAGCTTGAAATGACGGAGGCGCTGGATGAGCTAGTTATTTCTGGTTATGACCAACCGGTAACTGTCACGCACTTATCAGAATGGAAGGAAGGAGAGTAA
- a CDS encoding DUF881 domain-containing protein — MNNKKKSNRGKILLSLVSLTLGFILAFSFSLSQKRAESELDSATYGQTESVRQELIAQKERNKELSEELQSVQTKIREFEQQAGANTSSLEELVKTAEALRLLTGEVDVTGSGYRVELQDGEYDPNQVNPNDYIVHEGHVYMVINELKIAGAEAVSVNGKRIHETSYIRCTGPVITIDGETFPAPFVIEAIGNSTTLAEAVELPGGILDQLRGQQIRIETQKLNELVMNSEHAE, encoded by the coding sequence ATGAACAACAAGAAGAAGTCGAATAGAGGGAAGATTTTGCTGTCGCTTGTTAGTTTGACACTTGGCTTCATTTTGGCCTTTAGTTTCAGCCTCTCTCAAAAGCGCGCAGAATCTGAACTTGATTCGGCCACATACGGTCAAACAGAAAGTGTAAGACAGGAATTGATTGCTCAAAAAGAACGCAATAAAGAACTTTCAGAAGAATTACAAAGTGTTCAAACTAAAATTCGTGAATTTGAACAGCAAGCCGGAGCAAATACATCCTCTCTAGAAGAACTGGTAAAGACAGCGGAGGCTTTGCGTCTGCTGACTGGAGAAGTCGATGTCACTGGATCAGGTTATCGAGTAGAGTTGCAAGACGGTGAGTATGATCCCAATCAAGTGAATCCCAATGATTATATTGTGCACGAAGGTCATGTCTACATGGTGATCAATGAATTGAAGATAGCCGGAGCAGAAGCCGTCAGTGTGAATGGAAAACGTATTCACGAGACCAGTTACATCAGATGTACGGGACCAGTGATTACAATAGACGGTGAAACATTTCCAGCGCCATTTGTAATTGAAGCGATTGGGAACTCTACGACCCTGGCGGAAGCTGTTGAATTGCCTGGAGGAATATTAGATCAATTGCGTGGCCAACAGATTCGTATCGAGACCCAAAAATTGAATGAACTCGTGATGAACTCTGAGCATGCAGAATAA
- a CDS encoding FtsQ-type POTRA domain-containing protein, which yields MEKLIDIEDRIPALRKRRKRRMTLTFSILLFLFFTALFLVLYLQSSISKIQVLTIQGTQVTAHEEVETLSTLQKEESLWSFRASAIEQKITEHPAIESVTVVRKRWSEVVITVTEFEPIGFRTSEETLLILENGEQVASNLAGSTFGPAIEEFEETQVESRIVKELGELTQQIRMLVSEVTSTPSDSDPNLVTLFMNDGNTVIVSALDFSEKLSYYPAVLQQIPIGQKGIVDMEVGTFFESYDSIYGGKGEELVIDEQQEEVE from the coding sequence ATGGAAAAACTAATTGACATCGAAGATCGCATTCCAGCACTACGAAAAAGAAGAAAACGTAGAATGACACTCACCTTTTCTATTCTTCTGTTTCTTTTTTTCACGGCTCTTTTTCTAGTACTCTACTTACAATCTTCTATAAGTAAAATTCAAGTGCTCACTATTCAAGGAACACAAGTGACGGCGCATGAAGAAGTTGAGACTTTGTCCACTTTGCAAAAAGAAGAGTCATTGTGGTCATTTCGAGCATCGGCGATCGAACAAAAGATTACGGAGCATCCTGCCATCGAGTCTGTCACGGTAGTTAGGAAGCGCTGGTCTGAAGTAGTTATTACCGTCACCGAGTTTGAGCCTATAGGTTTTCGGACTTCTGAGGAGACACTGCTAATTCTTGAAAATGGAGAACAAGTCGCCTCTAATTTGGCAGGAAGTACGTTTGGACCGGCGATTGAAGAGTTCGAAGAAACGCAAGTGGAAAGCAGAATAGTGAAGGAATTAGGGGAGCTGACACAACAAATACGGATGTTAGTTTCTGAAGTAACGTCTACTCCAAGTGATTCTGACCCTAACCTTGTCACGTTATTTATGAATGATGGCAACACGGTAATAGTAAGCGCTCTCGATTTTTCAGAAAAACTGTCTTACTATCCAGCGGTTCTGCAACAAATTCCTATTGGACAAAAAGGCATTGTCGACATGGAGGTCGGAACATTTTTTGAGAGTTATGACAGCATATACGGCGGAAAGGGAGAAGAGCTGGTAATTGATGAACAACAAGAAGAAGTCGAATAG